The window GATTTCAGTGGAACTCACTGGGTGAGTTTCATGGCCTCCAGAAGCTCGTCCACCAGTTCGGTGGCATCTCCGCGTTCACTGGCCGTGGCCACGTGGGCTTCCAGATGGCCTTTCAAGACCACGCCTGCCACTCCGCTCAGGGCCCCTTGCACCGCCTTGATCTGCCTCAGGACATCCATGCAGTAGACGTTGGGGTCTTCCAGCATGCGCTGGATGCTTTCCACATGCCCCCGAGCGATGGCCAAACGACGGTTCGCGCGCTTGCGTACATCTTCTGGCATGCACAGGTGCGTGTCCGTGTGGGTGGGATGGCAGCCCCCATCTGCGGTTTTGCCTTCGGTTTTTTTCATGCTCAGTTCCGGAGGGACGCGCCGTAACCCTCTTCGGTGACGGCAGCGATCAGGGCTTGCACATCGGCATTCCCTTCCACGGTGGCGGTCCCTGCAGAGAGGTTCACTTCGGCGTTCTCTACGCCAGAGACGCTTTTGAGTGCACTTTTGACGGCTTTTTCGCAGTGTCCACAGCTCATTCCGGTGATGTTCAGTTCAACAGTCATGGTTTTTCTCCTTCTTCCCCCTCGGGGGGATATGGACCCATTATAGAACCTTGCAGGACTGAACACAAGAGGGCAGGGAAAACAAAGGGGGATAAATGTCGCTTACAGCACATGCATTTCTAGGAATTTTGAGATCCCAGAGAAGTTGCCTTGGTCCCTTGACCAATCCCCCCCAAGGGGATATAGTGACTTTATACCCCCCACAGGGGGCAGGAGGCAAGCATGAGCACAACCATTGAACTGGGCGTACAGGGCATGACCTGCGCTGCCTGCGTCGGAAGGGTCGAACGGGGCCTCAAAAAAGTCGAAGGGGTGGAAGACGCCACCGTCAACCTCGCCACCGAACGGGCTCTGGTGACCTTCGATCCCACCAAAACCAGCCCCGCTGCACTCATCGAAAAAGTCAAAGACGTGGGCTATGAAGCCGTGGTCAGCGAAATCGAACTGCCCATCTCGGGCATGACCTGCGCCAACTGCGTGTCCAGAGTGGAACGTGCACTCAAGAAACAAAATGGGGTCCTTGAGGCCAACGTCAATCTGGCAAGTGAACGGGCCACCGTGAAATACCTTCCCACCAGCATCTCCCCTGCTGGTCTGAAAAACGCCATTCGGGACGCCGGTTACGAAGTCATCGAAACCCAGAGTGGCATTCAGCAGGAAGACGCCGAGAAAGCCGCCCGAGAACTGGAAGTCAAAAAACTGCGTTCCAGCCTGACTCTGGCCGCTGTGTTCTCCATTCCCCTGTTTCTGATTGCCATGGTCCCGATGCTCTACCGCCCATGGGAAATGGCCCTGATGAATACCCTCGGGCACTGGGGTGACATCATGGGCATGAACCTCTTGATGCTGGCTCTGGCCACCCCGGTGCAGTTCGGACCCGGCATGCGGTTTTACCGGGGCGGGTGGAAAGCCTTGAAACACAGAAGCCCCGACATGAACACCCTCGTGATGATCGGCACCACCGCAGCCTACCTGTACAGCGTGGTGGCCACCTTCTTCCCACAGATCTTCCCAAAAGGCACCGCACACGTGTACTACGAAGCCTCTGGCGTGGTGATCACCCTGGTGCTGCTCGGCAAGTACTTTGAGGCCATCGCCAAAGGCAAATCCAGCGAAGCCATGAAAAAACTGCTGTCCCTGCAAGCCAAAACTGCCAGGGTGCTCAGAAACGGTCAGGAGATGGAGGTTGCTGTCGACGACGTGCGCCTGATGGAACAGATTCTGGTGCGACCCGGCGAAAAAATCCCTGTGGACGGTGAAGTCCTTGAGGGCAGCAGTTTCGTGGATGAAAGCATGATCACCGGCGAACCCATCCCCGTGGAGAAAACCACTGGCAGCAAAGTCACGGGAGGCACCATCAACCAGCACGGGGTGCTGACCTTCAAAGCCACCCGCATTGGCGCAGACACCGCTCTGGCCCAGATCATCAAACTGGTGGAACGGGCACAGGGCAGCAAACCCCCCATTCAGGGTCTGGCAGACAAAGTGGTGGCGGTGTTCGTGCCCATCGTGCTGGGCATCGCTGCCCTCACCTTCTTGATGTGGATGCTGCTCGGTGGTCAAGACGCCCTCTCCCTCGCTCTGGTCCACACGGTCGCCGTGCTGATCATCGCCTGCCCCTGTGCCATGGGCCTCGCCACCCCCACCTCGATCATGGTGGGGACCGGCAAAGCAGCGGAACTCGGGGTGCTTTTCAAGAACGGTGAAGCTCTGGAGATGCTCCAGAAAGCCGACATCGTGGCCGTGGACAAAACCGGCACCCTCACTGAGGGCAAACCCACCCTCACCGATTTTGTGGTTCAGGCAGGTTTTGAGGAAAGAGACGTGCTGGTTCTGGTCGCCAGTGCAGAAAAAATGAGCGAACACCCCGTCGCGGATGCCATCGTCAAAGGGGCAGAACAGCGCGGAGTGGATCTGATCAAAGCCGACACCTTCAACGCTGTTCCCGGATTCGGTCTGGAAGCCACCGTACAGGGCAGAAAAGTGCAGGTCGGTGCAGACCGCTACATGGTCAAGCTCGGGCTGGACGTGAGCAGCTTTTCCCAGAAGGCCCAGAGCCTCGGGTCTGAAGGCAAAACCCCGCTTTATGCAGCCATCGACGGGAAACTCGCTGCAATCATCGCCGTGTCTGACCCCATCAAAGCCAGCACCCCCGAGGCCGTCAGGGCCCTGCACAGCATGGGCCTGAAAGTCGCCATGGTCACCGGAGACAACCAGAGCACCGCTCAGGCGATTGGACGGCAACTGGGCATCGATCAGGTGCTCGCAGAGGTGCTGCCCTCTGGCAAAGCCGACGCAGTGAAAAAACTGCAAGAGCAGGGCAAAGTGGTCTTCGTGGGAGACGGCATCAACGACGCTCCAGCCCTCGCTCAGGCCGATGTGGGTCTGGCAATTGGCACTGGAACAGATGTTGCCATCGAGACCGCCGATGTGATCCTGATGGCTGGAGACATGCGCGGGGTGCCGAACGCCATCTCCTTAAGCAAATCCACCCTGAAAAACATCAAATTCAACCTGTTCTGGGCTTTTGCCTACAACATCATCCTGATTCCTGTCGCAGCAGGCGTGCTGCAATCCACTCTGGGCTGGACCCTCTCTCCGGTGCTTGCAGCAGCAGCCATGGGCCTGTCCAGTGTGTTCGTGCTGACCAACGCCCTCAGGCTCCGTACCTTTCAGCCACCCGTGAAACTGCAAGACGCTGCACAAACCCTCCCTCAGGGTCAGACCGTGCAAGCCTGATTTTCCAAAGATGAACAAAACCCCAGAGAGAACTCTGGGGTTTTTTCACGGCTGTACGGGCGTGCAGATGTTGCTTCAACTTCGCTTCCTTGTCCTGAGCTTTCCATTCGTTTTGCTCAAGCAGCAAGCCCAGTGCAAAGCCACTGTGGAAGCAGACGCTGAAAAACCCGAACGGGTGGCTTTCTTTTTGTCTGAGAGCTGAAAGCTGCACCATTTTTGGTGGCCATGCCTGAAGTCAGACTGCGCGTTTCCCTTGAGGACACTTGGGCGGAATTGAAATGTCCAACCCCTGAAAACAGCAGAATTGATACGCTGGAAGCATGGCACTTGAATTGCGACAGTTGCGCTACTTCGTGGCGGTGGCCGAGGAAAAGAACTTCACCCGGGCCGCTGAGCGCCTGTTCATGGCCCAGCCTCCCCTCAGCCAGCAAATCCAGAAGCTTGAAGAGCAACTCGGGGTGAAACTCTTCGAGCGACACACCCGAGAAGTCAAACTGACCCGGGCCGGCAAAGCCCTGCTTTCACAGGCCAGACCGATTCTGGAGAGCGTTCAACGGGCCGTGGTTTACACCCGCAAGGCGGCTCTGGAGGAGGTCGGGCATATGGGCATCGCCTTCGTGGGGTCTTCCATCCACGGCACCCTCTCCAGGGTGCTGGCCGAGTACCGCCGCACCCACCCGGAGGTGGAGATTGAATTGCTGGAACTCACCGCCGAAAGGCAGTACGTCAACCTGAAAAACGGCCGACTGCGCTTGGGATTCAACCGGGTGCTCCCAGCGGACCCGCAATTGCAGAGCGTGCAGGTGGAGGCCGAACCCTTCTTGCTCGCCCTCCCGAGCACCCATCCTCTGGCCCACAAAGCGGACCTCGAACTCTCCGACCTCGGTCAGGACACCTGGGTCACCATCCCCCGCCGGTACACCCCCTGGTTGCATGACGCTCTGGTGTCGTTGTGGCACGGGGCGAACATCACCCCCAGCACCCTTGAGGCCGAGAATTTCCACACCATTGCTGGACTGGTCAGCAGTGGTCTGGGTGTGGGTTTCGTGGTGCAGTCCGTGGCCAGCATGGGCTTCCCGGGGGTGGTGTTCCGCACCCTGCAGGTGCAGTTGCCTCCAGCCCCCCTCTACATGACTTACCTGCGCGACGATCCCCCCGCCCAGCTGACCCTTTTTGCTGACCTGTTTGAGCGTTTGCAGGACCGGAACACTTGAGGAAACCTGCACAGAAAATGGGTCCTGCAGGGCAGTGGTTTTGGACTCAGGGTTGAATGCCATATTCCCCATCCCACGCCCACACCACGTGGGGGATCTTCAGGCTCTCGGCGACTTCTTGCACGTCACTGAGCCACCGCACACGGTCTGACCCTGGGGCATTTCGGTGCACCGCATCAGCCCCGAGCAGCACCTGCACCCCGTGGTCTTTGTTGGATCTGGTTTCAGTGGGATGTGTTTCCGATGGGGTGTTCTTCGAGAAAGGCATTCCGTTTGCCCTGTTCAGTTGCGGTAATTTCACCGCAACTGTCGGTTTGGGTGCTGGGATTGGCACTCGGGCCATGTGCTTTTTGCAGGTCTGGCTTGGTGTTCACTCACACCAGGGTGGGGGTGGGTTTGCATTTGAACCAGACACACTGGGTTGACTCAGGCATCAGCATGTTGGTTTTGTCCTCACACCAGATGTGGGTCCAAAAAGCATATACTCAAATCCATGGGAACCACAGAGATCCATCAAATGGAGTTTGTCTCAAGTGAGACTTTCAACCTGCTGAAAGCCATCACCCATGAAATCCGCTACGAGATCCTCTCGATTCTGGCCCAGCGTGAAGCATGTGTCTGTGATCTGGAGTTCTTGCTGGGCCTCAACCAGAGCAAAGTTTCTTACCACCTGGGCATCCTCAAAGAGGCAGGACTGGTGAAAAGTGAGCAACGTGGCAAGAACAGTTACTACCGTCTGGTCGTCACCCCGCTTTACCACCTCGGGGGCAACCTCCTGGAAGAAATCCTGACCAGACGACTTGACCTGCCGATGATGAATCAAAATGAATCGATGTGTTAATCTGGTTTCATGTCAAGAATATTGATCCTTTGCACCCACAACAGTGCCCGAAGCCAGATGGGCGAAGGGCTCCTGCGCCACCTCGCAACCCAGCACGGCCTCGAAGCCGAGGTGCACAGCGCAGGCACCGAAGCCACTTTCGTCAAAGACGGGGCAAAACAGGCCATGCAAGACATTGGCATTGATCTGTCCGGCCACACCAGCAAAACCCTGTTTGACCTCCCTGACCCCTGGAACTTTGATTATGTGATCACCGTGTGTGACAGTGCCGCAGAGGCATGCCCTGCTTATCCCGCCCGGACCACCAGACTGCACTACCCCTTCACCGACCCCTCGGGAGGCAGTCAGGAGAGGTGGAATGCCGTGCGCGACCAGATGAAAGAACAACTTGAAAAGTTCATTCTGGCCCTCAAAAACGGCACGACCATCCCTGAAACCTACGAGAAAAGCCCAGAGGTCACCGTGTCGTGATGCAGAAACTGGTGGCCGAATTTCTGGGCACCTTCATGCTGCTCCTCTGTGGGGTGGGAGCCATTGTCCTCACCGCCACAGGAACCCTGAATGCGGGGCTGCTCGGGATTGCCCTCGGCCACGGCATGGGTGTGATGTTCATGGCCTACAGTGTGGGCAGCATCTCCGGGGCGCATTTCAATCCTGCGGTCAGTTTTGCCTTTCTGGTCACCCGCAGGCTTCCGGTCAAGGACTTCTTCGGGTACGTCCTTGCGCAACTGCTGGGGGCTGCATCTGCGGTCTGGACGCTCCAGAGCCTGCTTCCCGAAGCGGCAAAAAAAGTGAATTACGGCACCCCGGGATTCTTTGCAGGACTGGACCTCAACGCAGGCCTGAGGGTGGAGATCCTGTTTACGGCCATCCTGACCTTCGTGATTTTCCGGGTGGGCACCCACCAGAACCACCCCCAGGCCCCATTGATCGTTGGCCTGATGATCACGGCCCTGATTTGCGCAGCTGGACCCCTGACAGGTTTGATGCTCAACCCGGCCCGTGCCTTTGGGCCAACCCTGTTCTCAGGCCAGTGGACAGACCACTGGGTGTTCTGGTTGGGGCCTTTTGTCGGGGCTTTGCTCGGGGCCTTTGTTGCCGAGTCTCTCAAGGAGAAAGACCATGCGTAAACTGAAAGTGCTTTTCCTGTGCACTGGAAACAGTGCCCGCAGTCAAATGGCCGAAGCCCTGCTCAGGCACCACAAGCCAGACCGCTTTGAGGTGCAAAGCGCAGGACTTCATCCCAGTGAACTGAACCCCCTCACCCTTCAGGTCATCGAGGAACTCGGGATCAGCATGCAAGGACACCATGCCAAAGCCCTCAAAGGCTTCCTTGGAGAAAACTTCCACTTTCTGATCACCGTGTGTGACCGGGCTGAAAAAGAATGCCCGATCTTTCCAGGAGTCAGCACCCGCCTGAGTTGGCCCTTCGAAGACCCCGCAGCGTTTGAAGGTACAGCGGAAGAAAAATTGGAGAAATTTCGTCAAGTCAGGGACCAGATTGAAGCCAGAATCCTCGGCTGGATCTACGAAACAGAACAAGCATGAGAATCGCCATTTTTGGAGACACCCACGGCAACCGCTTCGCCCTTGAAGCGGTCCTCAAAGACATCGAGCGGCACACCCCGGACCTGATGGCCAACCTTGGAGACGGGGTGTTTGGCGGAGCAGACCCCCGAGGGGCATACGACCTCCAACAGGCTTTGAAGGTGCCCACCGTTCGGGGCAACACCGATGAACGCCTCGGAACCCCTCTGGACGAGGTCACCGAAAAGAAAGCGTACCTGGAATGGTTGCATGCTTTGCTGCCCGAGGGGGCAGGGAAACGGCTGGGTGAACTGCCCACAGTCGTCTCCCTGCTGGATGGAGAAGTCCTTTTGGGGCATGGGAACCTTGAATCTCCATGGGAAGCCCTGCTTCTCGACGGCAAGCACTGGGCCAGCAATGAACAGGTTCTGGAACGCACAGCAGAGCACCGTGACGCCAGAGTGGTTGTGGTGGGTCACACGCACCTCGAACACCTGCGGCAAATCGGCGGGCAGACTTTCGTGAACGCTGGCAGTGTGTCCCGTCCCAAAGATGGCAACCCTGCCGCCAAATGGGTGTTGCTGGAAAAGCAGGCCGGGCTCTGGAGTGTCACCTTCAAACGGGTGAATTATGACGTGGAAGCTGCCGCAAACTGGGCCAGAATGCACGCTCCAAAGGGAGAAGAGGAAGCCCAGCAACTGTTGACCGGAAAACCTGTCAAGAAAAAGTGAAGCTTTCTGACCCCACTGGAGGGATGGCCTGTGTTTCCAGAGCCCGCCCCGAGTCTGAATGACCTGTTGAAAGGGGTGTATGGGCCAGCAGATCGGCCTGCTGCTCTGGGTTTGGTTTCCATTGGATTTGCGGGCAAGTGGGCGTGTGGCAACCCTACAGGCAGACTTGCCGTACACTGTGTAAGCTGTGAAACCCGCCGATGAAACACCTCCAATTTGCAGGACGCGGGATTCCGGGTACCAGAGGACCTTGCTCTGGTGGGTTTTGATGACATCCCAGAGTGTAAACTGGTCCGGCCCCGCCTGACATCCATCCAGCGTGCACGAGGAGACAGCATTGAGGCGATCATGGGCATGCTGCTGGAAAGGCTCTCTGGGTTTCAGGGTCCGGGACGGGTGGTGGAGTTCACCAGGGAACTGATTGTCCGCGACATCGGTTGATCAGCATGCTGGATCAGGTGATGGAGGGGAAGTCTGCTGTTCACTCGAGGGGTGCAATGGAAGCACAGGCCATCCATTACAATGGGACACATGAAAAGTCTCATCTGTATGGTTTTGCTGGTGATGGGAAATGCATTCTCTCAATCCGCTCCAAAAAATCACGAAAATTTGGGTGCAAGCAGTTGGTCTGGATTTGAGCTGAAAGGCAAAGTCAAAAGCATTCGTGAGTGCAAGGGAAAATCTTGTCAACTCATCAAATTCAACCAGTACGGCATTGATCTTCGAAGCCTTGAAGAACGCAAATTAAAACAACAGGGTACTGATTTCTTGATTTTTGAAAGACCGATTCGAGAAGATGGTCAGAACTACATTCTGATTGAAAAATTTGAAAAAATGAATCTGGTCCGCACAGAGAAACATGATCAAAAAACGAACCTCATCAGTATTGGAGAAATGAAATACAATGATTATGGAAAACTCAAGGAATACGTCACTTATGAGGTCTCAAACGGACGAAACACCATTTCTTCGATTACAGAATTCGAGTACAAGAACGATGAATTAATCCAAGCCCAGTTTAAAATGTTCTCTCCAAATTATTTGGTGAAAACCACTTATAAAGATGGCTTTACGTTTGAAATCATAACAAATCAAGGAGCAAAAATAAAATATAATTACCAATTGGACCTCAAGGGCAACTGGATTGTCAGATCATCCAATTTGGGAACAAAGACCACGCGAGAGATTGTGTATTACTGAATTTGTAAATCTAAAATCATAAACCACACTTGTCTTGCTTAATTTGCCAACAGCCACTCAACGCAAATATCTATATTTAATTACACAATCAATAAATAATATAAATCAGTAACCACCAATCATTTCCTTATTGTCTTCTAGCCAACTCGACAGCTGAAGATTAAAAACATCATCTTGTATAATATTTAGCATCTGAGCAACAGCAATTCTTGCATCAGAAAACAACCACCCTTCGGAGTTCAGAGTCAACCATGCATACTTTATATTTCCTTGCTTAATGTAATGATTATATAACTCTAATTTGTTTTCATTTGTCAGCCAAGCTGGTTTATTTAAATTAAAAAGTTGCTCAATTTTATTTTCCTCGACCTCTAATCCAGCAAGATCATGTAGATCGCTATTTTTATTCGAGCCCAGCAGAATCTCTTTGGTGTTTTCAAAATTTGGCCCTTTAACCTCATTGGGATGACCATATTTCGAATAATAAGAGATAAGATCTTTAATATTAAAAATACCAAAGTTATTAGCAAGATTTTCTAAAATATCAAAATTTATCCCTAGATCCAGCATTTCAAATAATAAATATTTGATAAATTCCTCTTCTGTATTTGCAATCCTTTTAACTTTATAAGATTCACATAAATGAGACACCACAAAGTAGGGGGTTCTGTCTGAATACCATGGAATCCACAAGGCATAGTACACAGGACCTATGCCCATCCACGACATCAGAGGAATCATCCCAGGGACGGACCCATAAGGATAATAAGGTATTTCGAACACTTCCCCCATACCGAATTCTTTATGCAGCAACAAGTGGGCAAACTTCTTGCTAAAAAGCAACTCGTACATATCACTAAATGCCATCAAGACTCCCTTTTAGACCCCGAAGGAACAGCAAATCATTATCCACCATGAAAACCAAGGCAAAATAGGATTTTCTTGAGAAAGGGGTCTGATTTCCAAAAAGAAACATGGTCGGTTGGCTCGGAGTGTCTTTCGGGTGGAGATTTCTCTGCTGCTGGAGTGCTTCAGAACACCATTGCGGGCTTTATCGGAAGGCCTTCAGCTTTTGTTCTCCAAACTTGTCGGGCGCTGAGTAGAAGTCGGTCAAAGTGACTTCCGTTGGAGTAAGGCGAATGAAAGACCAAGACATTGAAGCAAGGTTTCAACACATTCTGTAGAGATCGGCAAGCAAGAATCTCCAAGAACAGTTGGTTTGCTGTAATTTTATGACTTTGAACGGCGTGCTGTCGAATGCCATCTCAGACCGTTGCAAAAATTCTGTTTTCCTTGTGGGCCTCCATGAAATCAGTGGTGTGACTCCAGAATGGTTATACGCATAACCTGACCCTCAACTGACACTCCCCTTAACCTCTCCTCAAAAGCAATCAGGGAAATCCCTGTCCAGAGGTGCATGCACTGCACCCTGACCCTGCTTTGCTGGAGGAAGGCATGATTCGATTTGAGCAGGTCAGCCACACTTTTAAAAGCGGAACCCGCGCCCTCAGTCAGGTGAATTTTGAAGTGCAAGCCAGAGACTTCACGGTGTTCATGGGTCCCATTGGGCCGCAAAAAGCACCCTGCTTCGCATGATCAACGGCCTGATTGAACCCACGTTCGGTCGCAGGTGGGCCATGTGAACCTCAGGCAGGCCACCAGAAAAGAGGTGCTCCTCACCCGGCGCAGCATTGGGATGGTGTTTCAGCAGTTCAATCTGGTGAAACGCCTCTCGGCCCTTGACAACGTGCTGCTGGGCCGACTCGGGTACTTGCCTGCATGGCGCTGATGGTCAACTTCATATATGAATGAAAAACAACAAGAGCTTCCGCTTCAACCGCCCCTATGGGGCGCGGTCTTTTCCTCCCACGACTGAAGTCGCGGGTCTTCAAGGCCACAAGATGAACCGTCAAGTCCTTGGAACCCTTTTTGAGGTGATTCCCTCTATTGATCTACCCACAAAGAACTGTAGGTGGTCTGGGTGTCCTGACCGTTCCATTCGCGTTGCTCAGCCAAAAGCACCTGCAGTGCTTTTGGCGAACATCAACAAGGGAGAGGGTGAACCCCTGCTGCCCGCAGATCGATTGCATGTTCTTCCCGCGTCATGCTGTTCTGGTTCCTTGCACCTCAGCCCGCCGTGCAGCTTCATGATTGCCACCGTCCCATCACAACCAGAGTGTAAAATGTTTGCAGGTGTCTTACCTCCCAATTGAACGAATCATTGGCACGTTTCCTTCACCCTTAAGGCATGCTTCCATCCCTCTGGCCAACCGGTCACCGGGACACCCCGCAGCCCGCGTGACAGGAAGGACCCACAAACATGCAAAACCCGGATGCCCACAGGCACGGCACCCCCGTGTCGATCGGTCAGCATTTGACTTTTGAGCTGCACACCCGAGCAGAAACCCCTGAAGGGCTCAGCCAGAAACTGGATTGCCCCGAGGAAGTGCTCCGGCAGATCCTGAACGACACCACCCCCCTGAGGGCAGAGATGGCCCTGAAACTCCAGAACTGCTGGGGAATCAGCATGAAACTTCTGCTGGAGCTGCAATTTGAGCACCAGCAGTGGATGGCCCGAGGGCATCCTGCTTCTGCAGCCCCATCTCCCGAGGCCCGCTGATGGGTCGGGGGCGCAGCATGGATCCTGCAAGGCTACAGGTGCTGGAACAGCAAGCCGAGCACTTCCAGATTCAGCCGACCTTGCCAGAGGAACACTGGCCTGAACGTGCAGAGCACCTGCAACTCACCCTGTACCTCGATCAGCAACCCCGCATGGATCAACTGGAAGCCCAACTTGAACAGCACCTCGGGAAACTGCTGCATCAAGAACGCATCACCTTCAGAACCCTCTTGATGGGACGGCTCAGAAGATGGACCGAACAGGCCTGTCACGCAAGGAATGTGCAGTGAACCCTGCATTTGCAGGACTTGTGCACCCGGTCTTACCGTTCTTCATGACCTCCGGGGTTACACTGACCCCATGCCTCCCATGCCTGATCGGGATAACCACCTGTCCGTCCATCAGGTGCTGGCCAGCATGGGATTCTCCAGACCGGGGCAACTCTGGAAGCAACTCCTTGCCCGGTATGGGACAGAAGGGGTTCCTCACATCCACAAACAGTTCAACATGTCCGATGGACGCAAGGGACGCAGGGTGCCAGCCGTGCATTTGCAGGACCTGCCGATTTTGCTGCAACAGGTGGGCGAGATGAGTGGGCATGGGCAGCCCCAGCGGATGCACTTGCCTGCAGAAAAGCAGGTGGTGGAGGTGTTGATGGCGGCTTTTCAGGACCACAAGCCCGAGGCATCCTTTGAGGTGAATGGGGTGAGGGTGGATGTGTTTTTTCACAAATGCCAACTGGCGGTGGTGTTGCTGTCGGTGACAGAAAGCCCCTCTTTGCGGGTGTTGAAGCTGGAACAAGCCGGGATTCAGGTGGTGCAGGCGAGGGTGGACCACAGAAGTTTTCAGTTGGGCGGATTGATTCGGGAACTCCGGGTGAGGATGGACCCCTCTGGAAAAGCTTGAGGAACGCAGGGGGCATGGACGCGGTGAAAGAGGGGTTGGTGTTCGTGCTGCAATTCGACCTGAGGGGCACTTCGAACAGCATGGTGAGTGGTTGCACCGATCCCAAAACCACCATCCCGTGGCACACAGGCACCCGGGTGGGTTTCCGAAGGCCAAACGGGCAACCCTCCAAGCTGGAACTGTTCACCCGTTTTCTTGACACCCACGATTTCCAGTGAACCCTGCCCTGTGAGAAGGTGAGAAGGCCACCCCGTGGGGTGGCCTTGTGGCTCTGGAGGTTCGTTCAGCAGCCGCATCCACCTGTTCCGGTGGTGCTGGTGGGACCGCAGCAGGCGTTGGTGGGGGTGTTGCTGAGCAAGGCCGCTTCACGGGCCCGATCTGCAGCTTTGCACCGCACACCCACCCAGTCCAAGTGGACTTGCAGTTGTCCGTCTGACAAGCGAAGGTCAGCAACTTCAAAATGCACCGCGGGCTGGCCGTCATCGCCGTATTCGAATTTGATTTCGGCATCTCCAGAGATGTTGACCCGGGAGGCCACCTGTCCGTAAATTTTCAGGAATTTGCCTGCAGTCATGTGCTGGTCGTCTTTTTCGGTCTCGGGTCTCCAGAGCTGCACGATGGTGTCTTTCCAGGTGTTGGTCTGGCCTCCGCAGTCCACCGTTTCGAACGTCACGGCTTTGATTTCGGTGACGTGGTAGCCCACCGGAACGATTTTGCCGTTGCCAAGGTGAAAAACCAATGGCAGGTCTTTCTTCTCTTCGAGGACTTTGAGGAAACGGCTGGTGGTGAGGTGTTCTTGAATCTGGATCATGGGAACTCCTGACTGATACATTGATTCATATCAATGTATCTGAGCAAAAAAAGAGGGGTGTTCAACCACCCACACGGGGCAAAAACCGCTGAACAAACTGCACTCCTGAAGGGTTGATCCGGTAGTACATCCACTTGCCCCGCTTGTCCCCAGAGACCAGTCCTGCGGAGATCAGGCACTTCATGTGGTGGCTGACGGTGGGCTGGGTGAGTCCGGTGACCTCTTCCAGGTCGCAAGCACAGGTTTCCGGACCACAGCATTGATCGCCGGGGCGGTGCAAGAAAAGCAGGATCTTCAGACGCATGGGGTCCGACAGGGCCTTGAACACCCAGGCCACCTGCTCCAGCTGTTCTTTTTCCAGTTCAGCAGCATCAAAGGTGGTGTCGAGTTGCACAAGGGGCACAGTCGGGCTCATGGGTTCACTGTACACAACACATAGACAAATGTCAATGTATACTCGGCACAGAGATGCATGTCGCCCAAGGCATGTGGATGCCCCGAAAAACCCACAATGGGACACCCACACCAAACCCATCTGGTGTGGGGTCACATGGGAGGGTGTGATTGTGGTCCTCTTCCAGAGAAGATCCACCAACATCATTGGTGAAACTGCACTAGGGGAATAACGCATTGAACTTGATCGATCTGAGAAAATATACTCCTACCATGGCCACCCCCATCCCTCTGGAATCCGCTCCT of the Deinococcus misasensis DSM 22328 genome contains:
- a CDS encoding metallophosphoesterase family protein, with the translated sequence MRIAIFGDTHGNRFALEAVLKDIERHTPDLMANLGDGVFGGADPRGAYDLQQALKVPTVRGNTDERLGTPLDEVTEKKAYLEWLHALLPEGAGKRLGELPTVVSLLDGEVLLGHGNLESPWEALLLDGKHWASNEQVLERTAEHRDARVVVVGHTHLEHLRQIGGQTFVNAGSVSRPKDGNPAAKWVLLEKQAGLWSVTFKRVNYDVEAAANWARMHAPKGEEEAQQLLTGKPVKKK
- a CDS encoding substrate-binding domain-containing protein, which encodes MQDAGFRVPEDLALVGFDDIPECKLVRPRLTSIQRARGDSIEAIMGMLLERLSGFQGPGRVVEFTRELIVRDIG
- a CDS encoding arsenate reductase ArsC, whose translation is MRKLKVLFLCTGNSARSQMAEALLRHHKPDRFEVQSAGLHPSELNPLTLQVIEELGISMQGHHAKALKGFLGENFHFLITVCDRAEKECPIFPGVSTRLSWPFEDPAAFEGTAEEKLEKFRQVRDQIEARILGWIYETEQA
- a CDS encoding DUF6428 family protein, which encodes MIQIQEHLTTSRFLKVLEEKKDLPLVFHLGNGKIVPVGYHVTEIKAVTFETVDCGGQTNTWKDTIVQLWRPETEKDDQHMTAGKFLKIYGQVASRVNISGDAEIKFEYGDDGQPAVHFEVADLRLSDGQLQVHLDWVGVRCKAADRAREAALLSNTPTNACCGPTSTTGTGGCGC
- a CDS encoding ArsR/SmtB family transcription factor, with product MSPTVPLVQLDTTFDAAELEKEQLEQVAWVFKALSDPMRLKILLFLHRPGDQCCGPETCACDLEEVTGLTQPTVSHHMKCLISAGLVSGDKRGKWMYYRINPSGVQFVQRFLPRVGG